Proteins encoded by one window of Chondromyces crocatus:
- a CDS encoding alpha/beta fold hydrolase produces MSSLDDLVRDWPRPYGFENVEIGGIDGTRLRLVVGGPRTGRPVVLVHGAPQLSYAWRRVMPLLKEDYRVIAPDLRGYGASAPALTGRYDIPTLVGDLQVTIDWARSRYAEALAGRAGGPRVGRTLPPGVEHDGDTRVLLVGHDWGGTLAWILAAQRPDDLRHLVVTNAPAPAALKEIFHPLQLLRAWHVALFQLPLVDRLLERTHASLFLWMMTSSAAPGTFDPADVAFYRSAFSRPGRCTAVVEGYRQLLWGRRYDFASVAKRLTVPTTLVWGEADRALRRAVGKAAKRYAEQLDVRRLPDVRHWVPEQCPEAIARAVLDGDRAGAESL; encoded by the coding sequence ATGAGCTCTCTCGACGATCTCGTACGCGACTGGCCGCGCCCCTACGGTTTCGAGAACGTGGAGATCGGTGGCATCGATGGCACCCGGCTCCGGCTGGTGGTCGGGGGCCCGCGGACTGGTCGCCCCGTCGTGCTCGTCCATGGGGCGCCCCAGCTCTCCTATGCGTGGCGGCGTGTGATGCCGCTGCTCAAGGAGGATTACCGGGTGATTGCACCGGATCTGCGCGGGTACGGCGCGAGCGCCCCCGCGCTGACGGGGCGGTACGACATTCCAACGCTGGTCGGCGACCTGCAGGTCACGATCGACTGGGCGCGCAGCCGCTACGCCGAGGCGCTCGCGGGGCGCGCTGGCGGGCCGCGGGTCGGGCGCACGCTGCCGCCGGGCGTGGAGCACGACGGAGACACCCGCGTCCTTCTCGTCGGTCACGACTGGGGAGGCACGCTCGCATGGATTCTGGCGGCGCAGCGGCCCGACGATCTGCGGCACCTCGTGGTGACGAATGCGCCAGCGCCGGCCGCGCTGAAGGAGATCTTCCACCCGCTACAGCTCCTCCGCGCCTGGCACGTGGCGCTTTTCCAGCTCCCGCTCGTCGACCGGCTCCTCGAGCGGACGCACGCCTCGCTGTTCCTGTGGATGATGACGTCGTCCGCGGCCCCCGGGACGTTCGATCCCGCCGATGTTGCGTTCTACCGGAGCGCCTTCTCCCGGCCGGGTCGATGCACCGCCGTCGTCGAGGGGTACAGGCAATTGCTATGGGGTCGCCGCTATGATTTCGCCTCGGTGGCCAAGCGGCTCACCGTCCCCACCACGCTCGTCTGGGGAGAGGCGGATCGAGCGCTCCGGCGGGCGGTCGGCAAGGCGGCGAAGCGCTACGCAGAACAGCTCGACGTGCGCCGTCTGCCCGACGTCCGGCACTGGGTTCCGGAGCAGTGCCCAGAGGCCATCGCCCGAGCAGTTCTGGACGGTGACAGGGCCGGGGCAGAGTCTCTGTAA
- a CDS encoding ATP-binding cassette domain-containing protein — protein sequence MTGDVMIEASALTKRYGAVRALDKVSFEVHRGEVVGFLGPNGAGKSTTMRILTCFISASAGMARVHGYDVFDEPLEVRRKLGYLPQRAPLYGEMSVWEYLSFVADMRNLDRSVFRKRMKGVVEVCGLAQSLGRDIRTLSHGYRQRVGLAQALVHDPPILILDEPTSDLDPNEKAEVIRYIKEIGKERTILLSTHNLSEVETACARAIIVSKGRVVADGPLDGIRARSGKVRYVVTVHEQKVLDGSSGRKPPSAEEVQESLRKLPGVSTVSELPTDDKAHSFQLLGALGQDIRPELFSLIVQKGWLLLEMRRDSQSLEDVFKALTKGDERRDRGRPLIDVDDDEDDAGDDDDTDEDEGDDGADEDADEGDETSREKTDKKD from the coding sequence TTGACGGGCGATGTGATGATCGAGGCGAGCGCGCTCACCAAGCGGTACGGAGCGGTCCGCGCGCTGGACAAGGTGAGCTTCGAGGTCCATCGCGGCGAGGTCGTCGGGTTCCTCGGACCCAACGGGGCCGGGAAGTCGACCACCATGCGCATCCTCACCTGCTTCATCTCGGCTTCTGCCGGGATGGCTCGGGTGCATGGCTACGACGTGTTCGACGAGCCGCTCGAGGTTCGTCGGAAGCTCGGCTACCTGCCCCAGCGTGCCCCGCTCTACGGCGAGATGAGCGTCTGGGAGTACCTCTCCTTCGTCGCCGACATGCGGAACCTGGATCGCTCCGTGTTCCGCAAGCGCATGAAGGGTGTCGTGGAGGTGTGTGGCCTGGCCCAGTCGCTCGGCCGTGACATCCGCACGCTCTCGCACGGCTACCGTCAGCGCGTGGGGCTGGCGCAAGCGCTGGTGCACGATCCGCCGATCCTCATCCTCGACGAGCCGACGAGCGATCTCGATCCGAACGAGAAGGCCGAGGTCATTCGTTACATCAAGGAGATCGGCAAGGAGCGCACCATCCTCCTGTCGACGCACAACCTGAGCGAGGTGGAGACGGCCTGCGCCCGCGCGATCATCGTGTCCAAGGGGCGCGTGGTCGCCGACGGGCCGCTCGACGGGATCCGCGCACGGAGCGGAAAGGTCCGCTACGTGGTGACCGTGCACGAGCAGAAGGTCCTCGACGGCTCCTCGGGCCGCAAGCCGCCTTCGGCCGAGGAGGTGCAGGAGTCGCTGCGCAAGCTGCCCGGGGTCTCCACGGTGAGCGAGCTGCCGACCGACGACAAGGCCCACAGCTTCCAGCTGCTCGGCGCACTCGGGCAGGACATCCGGCCGGAACTGTTCTCCCTCATCGTGCAGAAGGGCTGGCTCCTCCTGGAGATGCGGCGTGACTCGCAGAGCCTCGAGGACGTCTTCAAGGCCCTCACGAAGGGTGACGAGCGGCGCGACCGCGGCCGTCCGCTCATCGACGTGGACGACGACGAGGACGACGCCGGCGACGACGACGACACCGACGAGGATGAAGGCGATGACGGCGCCGACGAGGATGCCGACGAGGGCGACGAGACCTCTCGCGAGAAGACGGACAAGAAGGACTGA
- a CDS encoding ABC transporter permease, producing the protein MSTTLTIAKREFRSYFDSPLAYVVVCLGLVLLGIFFFLVGGNFLGGTFWDVGRASLTKMFEAIPRYLALLIIPVVTMRLLAEEKRSGTLEMLITLPVKDHEVVLGKFIGALGLVLVLIFATALYPILMFVWPWHLGALDTGPVISGYVGLVLYSAAATSIGLLISALTESQFIAFVVTWIVLIVLQFVGLLGDVFGSEVRNILYFISFDTRLEPFARGMISTRDVVFFLSITIGCLMAAFRALERRKWA; encoded by the coding sequence GTGAGCACCACCTTGACGATTGCGAAGCGGGAGTTTCGCTCCTACTTCGATTCACCTCTGGCCTACGTGGTCGTATGCCTGGGCCTGGTCCTGCTGGGGATCTTCTTCTTCCTCGTGGGCGGGAACTTCCTGGGCGGCACCTTCTGGGACGTCGGCCGGGCCTCCCTCACGAAGATGTTCGAGGCCATCCCGCGCTACCTGGCGCTGTTGATCATTCCCGTCGTGACGATGCGCCTGCTCGCCGAAGAGAAGCGGAGCGGGACCCTGGAGATGCTGATCACCTTGCCGGTGAAGGACCATGAGGTCGTCCTCGGCAAGTTCATCGGGGCGCTCGGCCTGGTCCTCGTGCTGATCTTCGCCACGGCGCTCTACCCGATCCTGATGTTCGTGTGGCCCTGGCACCTCGGGGCGCTCGACACGGGCCCGGTCATCTCCGGCTACGTGGGGCTCGTCCTCTACTCGGCTGCGGCGACGTCGATCGGGCTCCTGATCTCCGCCCTCACGGAGAGCCAGTTCATCGCCTTCGTGGTCACCTGGATCGTGCTCATCGTGCTGCAGTTCGTCGGCCTCCTCGGCGACGTCTTCGGCTCGGAGGTGCGCAACATCCTCTACTTCATCAGCTTCGACACCCGGCTGGAGCCGTTCGCACGCGGCATGATCTCCACCCGGGACGTCGTGTTCTTCCTCTCGATCACCATCGGCTGCCTGATGGCGGCCTTCAGGGCGCTTGAGCGCCGGAAGTGGGCGTAA
- a CDS encoding GldG family protein, with protein sequence MERKTKAATQTGLYLLIVAAILVVANILSFGVHKRIDMTKNERFTLSKGSARLVAEGLKQELQMDVYVIRGLPKFEAFTRDLEDMLREYELAGKGKVRYTIIEAKTDEQRSAAKEAGLREVTVGEGSETGGDQMNISRGYMGIAFKYGSEKDAIEMLHPDYSQGLEFWITNKIREIRDRADNISQKFGVVTGKDEIKLTDQNLVPSRGGQGGAAIRPIIEQNFPFYKFEDVDLQGGDTEINKELSGIIITQPAKEFSEKELRRIDEFLMLGSKSLVVAAGAVNLKASDPSMKATLNTWGLEKLLDGYGIEMKKEAILDWSRSIAFPVPTQTGQALFFRAPGILQLQEDPRFDQQDQLLDTSFAGFFRIPELSFAFPSPLVPHPEKQPEAQLRVLARSSPNTTVTDDEALEMKLSPEWRPKGEYAQRAIAISVEGKLKSAYGGQEGMGITAAAQSPEASRVLVISASQFFANPFARAGNPPPMPPQMAMMGGVGGDENLQTVAGPYAQRYLLNTVLAFKNILDWMSGDSTLLAATAKLSSEPNLAYFDIQRPKEEPTDNEELRVKKEEEYQKERSKVQKTVSASLTLLPAALFAAFGVFRWRRRESARDHIKLD encoded by the coding sequence ATGGAACGGAAGACCAAAGCCGCGACGCAGACCGGTCTCTACCTGCTCATCGTGGCCGCCATCCTCGTGGTGGCGAACATCCTGTCGTTCGGCGTCCACAAGCGCATCGACATGACGAAGAACGAGCGCTTCACCCTGTCGAAGGGTTCAGCGCGTCTCGTCGCCGAGGGGCTCAAGCAGGAGCTCCAGATGGACGTCTACGTGATCCGGGGGCTGCCGAAGTTCGAGGCGTTCACCCGGGATCTCGAGGACATGCTGCGCGAGTATGAACTCGCGGGGAAAGGCAAGGTCCGCTACACGATCATCGAGGCCAAGACCGACGAGCAGCGCAGCGCGGCGAAGGAAGCCGGTCTGCGCGAGGTGACCGTCGGCGAGGGCAGCGAGACCGGCGGCGACCAGATGAACATCTCCCGTGGCTACATGGGGATCGCGTTCAAGTACGGCAGCGAGAAGGATGCGATCGAGATGTTGCATCCGGACTACTCGCAGGGCCTCGAGTTCTGGATCACGAACAAGATCCGCGAGATCCGCGATCGCGCCGACAACATCAGCCAGAAGTTCGGCGTCGTCACCGGCAAGGACGAGATCAAGCTGACCGACCAGAACCTGGTGCCGTCGCGCGGTGGCCAGGGCGGCGCGGCGATCCGGCCGATCATCGAGCAGAACTTCCCGTTCTACAAGTTCGAGGACGTGGACCTGCAGGGCGGTGACACGGAGATCAACAAGGAGCTCTCCGGCATCATCATCACCCAGCCCGCCAAGGAGTTCTCCGAGAAGGAGCTGCGCCGCATCGACGAGTTCCTGATGCTCGGGAGCAAGTCGCTCGTCGTGGCCGCTGGCGCGGTGAACCTGAAGGCGTCCGATCCCTCGATGAAAGCCACGCTGAACACGTGGGGCCTCGAGAAGCTGCTCGACGGCTACGGGATCGAGATGAAGAAGGAAGCGATCCTGGACTGGAGCCGGTCCATCGCCTTCCCGGTGCCGACCCAGACGGGTCAGGCGCTGTTCTTCCGGGCCCCTGGCATCCTGCAGCTCCAGGAGGATCCGCGCTTCGATCAGCAGGATCAGCTCCTCGACACATCGTTCGCCGGCTTCTTCCGCATCCCGGAGCTGTCGTTCGCATTCCCCTCGCCCCTCGTGCCGCACCCGGAGAAGCAGCCGGAAGCGCAGCTCCGGGTGCTTGCCCGTTCGTCGCCGAACACCACGGTGACCGACGACGAAGCGCTGGAGATGAAGCTCAGCCCCGAGTGGCGTCCCAAGGGTGAGTACGCGCAGCGGGCGATCGCAATCTCCGTCGAGGGCAAGCTGAAGAGCGCCTACGGCGGTCAGGAAGGGATGGGCATCACCGCGGCGGCACAGTCGCCCGAGGCGAGCCGAGTGCTGGTGATCAGCGCGTCGCAGTTCTTCGCCAACCCGTTCGCGCGGGCCGGCAATCCGCCCCCCATGCCGCCGCAGATGGCGATGATGGGCGGCGTCGGCGGCGACGAGAACCTGCAGACCGTCGCAGGTCCCTACGCGCAGCGCTACCTCTTGAACACCGTGCTGGCGTTCAAGAACATCCTCGACTGGATGAGCGGCGACAGCACGCTGCTCGCCGCGACCGCGAAGCTCTCCAGCGAGCCGAACCTCGCCTACTTCGACATCCAGCGGCCCAAGGAAGAGCCGACGGACAACGAGGAGCTGCGGGTCAAGAAGGAGGAGGAGTACCAGAAGGAGCGCAGCAAGGTTCAGAAGACCGTGTCTGCGAGCCTGACCCTCCTGCCGGCGGCGCTGTTCGCGGCGTTCGGTGTCTTCCGCTGGCGGCGACGCGAGAGCGCGCGCGACCACATCAAGCTGGACTGA
- a CDS encoding DUF4340 domain-containing protein, translating to MKTEQRIYIALALLVLLGGGLYFSQKKQSEDRAQHSASAATADLPKVGVTKEDVEKITKIEIKNADKSDVTIEKKGEDWEVVKPVAAKANAANVRSLLDNLKELKIKEPIDRTTGTYEQYEVNDPKALHVVAYKGDEKAIDLYFGKSGSRGQMVRLGSQDGVWIAGGYSSYLYTREAKNWRETGILKFEDANAIQVEVENKNGKFSFSKNDDKWSGTFAARKGGKLGTPGKWEKFDEAKVKDLLRAYKGLNAEDFGEETSETGLADAVENGGVVRIVLKDNAGDYTIKVGKTSKGSSRFAQKEGGDGTVYVLSSWSADWAVAEPKKFEKSDEKKPEGGPGDEHDDHPHMPGMPEGMFGE from the coding sequence ATGAAGACCGAGCAACGAATCTATATCGCTCTCGCGCTCCTCGTCCTCCTGGGCGGCGGGCTGTATTTCTCCCAGAAGAAGCAGAGTGAGGACCGGGCCCAGCACTCGGCCTCCGCCGCGACGGCCGATCTCCCGAAGGTCGGCGTCACGAAGGAGGACGTCGAGAAGATCACCAAGATCGAGATCAAGAACGCCGACAAGAGCGACGTCACGATCGAGAAGAAGGGTGAAGACTGGGAGGTGGTGAAGCCCGTCGCTGCCAAGGCGAACGCGGCGAACGTGCGGAGCCTCCTCGACAACCTGAAGGAGCTGAAGATCAAGGAGCCGATCGATCGCACGACCGGCACCTACGAACAGTACGAGGTCAACGACCCCAAGGCGCTCCACGTGGTCGCCTACAAGGGAGACGAGAAGGCCATCGATCTGTACTTCGGCAAGAGCGGCTCGCGCGGCCAGATGGTCCGCCTCGGATCGCAGGACGGCGTGTGGATCGCCGGCGGCTACTCGAGCTACCTGTACACCCGCGAGGCCAAGAACTGGCGCGAGACGGGCATCCTGAAGTTCGAGGACGCGAACGCAATCCAGGTCGAGGTCGAGAACAAGAACGGCAAGTTCAGCTTCTCGAAGAACGACGACAAGTGGTCGGGCACGTTCGCGGCGCGCAAGGGCGGGAAGCTCGGCACGCCGGGGAAGTGGGAGAAGTTCGACGAGGCGAAGGTCAAGGACCTGCTTCGCGCCTACAAGGGCCTGAACGCCGAGGACTTCGGCGAGGAGACGTCGGAGACTGGGCTCGCCGACGCCGTGGAGAACGGCGGCGTGGTGCGGATCGTCCTCAAGGACAACGCCGGGGACTACACCATCAAGGTGGGCAAGACCTCGAAGGGCTCGAGCCGCTTCGCGCAGAAGGAAGGCGGCGATGGGACGGTCTACGTGCTGTCCTCGTGGTCGGCCGACTGGGCCGTGGCGGAGCCGAAGAAGTTCGAGAAATCGGACGAGAAGAAGCCCGAGGGTGGCCCGGGCGACGAGCACGACGATCACCCCCACATGCCCGGCATGCCCGAGGGGATGTTCGGCGAGTAA
- the pheT gene encoding phenylalanine--tRNA ligase subunit beta, with the protein MKASHAWISSLVPGLDASPAELAARFTQAGLEVEALTEFGAGTEKVIVAQVVKLEPHPSRAKLRLVTVDRGDGVEQRLVCGAPNVPDPGGLVALAPLGATLPAVGITLTPREIGGVVSEGMLCSEVELGLSSGGKEGGEDPGILILEPGSATPGTPLRTALPGCHDTILEIGLTPNRPDGLGHVGLAREAAALYGLSFDMPRPGAPERIAEGDVLSRRFAVDVQDPEGCPWYGAAMVVDVAVGPSPSWLRYRLESLGIRSISNIVDITNLLLLEYGHPTHAFDADRIRGGRLVVRRAHAGEALKTLDGVARKLEADDLVIADGEAAVALAGVMGGAGSEIDATTHNVLLECAYFAPRVVRRASRRHGIHSEASHRFERGVDPGDTPDVLARAVELLTQLGGGKAVPGVMLEGPGPGARRSIRLRSERMNQLLGTRVPFGEALEILKRLGCMPRTQDPTLGSSDMPRSPYAEVLAPSHRPDLNIEADLIEEVVRVRGLDTVPTVLPAIRPQPPRGAGKLEGRFQHVAAELGLSEAITFSFISPKDVTALGLPDEGLRLMNPLSEDRSVMRTTLLPGLLEVLRRARRRGVPDVQMFTVGAKILPVGGAALPDEIPSFAAVLAGFRRPTLAPAVPLDIYDAKGVAVELLERVTRRTVDIDHQPAEKRVPYLHPRGAAQLFIDGTPVGTFGLLHPDVVDALDLGGAAFVIEVDIRAVEAIGQRTPHFRGLPMLPAATRDIALVVHDDVSAGAVGDAIREAAGDLCESVALFDLYRGANITADHRSLAFHVVYRDPLTVTNPEKARTLTDQEVDARHAAVVKSVNERFGAVLRG; encoded by the coding sequence ATGAAAGCGTCGCATGCGTGGATCTCGTCCCTCGTCCCCGGCCTCGATGCGTCACCCGCTGAGCTGGCCGCGCGGTTCACCCAGGCGGGTCTGGAGGTCGAGGCCCTGACGGAGTTCGGCGCCGGGACCGAGAAGGTGATCGTCGCGCAGGTGGTGAAGCTCGAGCCCCACCCCTCGCGCGCCAAGCTGCGCCTGGTGACGGTGGATCGTGGCGATGGCGTCGAGCAGCGGCTCGTGTGCGGTGCGCCGAACGTCCCCGATCCGGGAGGGCTGGTCGCGCTCGCGCCGCTCGGAGCGACGCTGCCCGCGGTGGGGATCACGCTGACGCCGCGCGAGATCGGGGGCGTGGTCAGCGAGGGCATGCTGTGCTCCGAGGTGGAGCTGGGGCTCTCCTCGGGGGGGAAAGAGGGTGGAGAGGATCCTGGTATCCTGATCCTGGAGCCCGGGAGCGCGACGCCAGGGACGCCACTTCGGACCGCACTTCCGGGATGTCACGACACGATCCTGGAGATCGGGTTGACCCCGAATCGCCCGGACGGCCTGGGACACGTCGGGCTCGCACGCGAGGCGGCGGCGCTCTACGGGCTCTCGTTCGACATGCCGCGCCCGGGGGCTCCAGAGCGCATCGCCGAGGGCGACGTGCTCAGCCGGCGCTTCGCCGTCGATGTCCAGGATCCGGAGGGATGCCCCTGGTACGGCGCGGCCATGGTGGTCGACGTGGCGGTGGGTCCCTCCCCGAGCTGGCTGCGCTACCGGCTGGAGAGCCTCGGGATCCGCTCGATCTCGAACATCGTCGACATCACCAACCTGCTCTTGCTGGAGTACGGGCACCCCACGCACGCCTTCGACGCGGACCGGATCCGGGGAGGTCGGCTGGTCGTGCGGCGAGCGCATGCGGGTGAGGCGTTGAAGACGCTGGACGGGGTGGCGCGCAAGCTGGAGGCCGACGATCTGGTGATCGCCGACGGCGAGGCCGCGGTCGCCCTGGCAGGGGTGATGGGCGGCGCAGGGAGCGAGATCGACGCCACGACGCACAACGTGCTCCTGGAGTGCGCCTACTTCGCGCCGCGGGTGGTCCGCAGGGCCTCCAGGCGCCACGGGATCCACAGCGAGGCCAGCCACCGCTTCGAGCGCGGCGTGGACCCAGGAGACACGCCCGACGTGCTCGCGCGCGCCGTGGAGCTCCTGACGCAGCTCGGGGGAGGAAAGGCCGTCCCCGGGGTGATGCTGGAGGGGCCTGGACCGGGCGCGCGGCGCTCGATCCGCTTGCGGTCGGAGCGGATGAACCAGCTGCTTGGAACGAGGGTGCCGTTCGGGGAGGCGCTGGAGATCCTGAAGCGCCTGGGGTGCATGCCGCGCACGCAGGATCCGACGCTGGGCAGCTCCGACATGCCCCGATCCCCCTACGCCGAGGTGCTGGCGCCGTCGCACCGCCCCGATCTCAACATCGAGGCCGATCTGATCGAGGAGGTGGTCCGTGTCCGCGGCCTCGACACGGTGCCGACGGTGCTGCCAGCGATCCGGCCGCAGCCCCCTCGCGGCGCAGGCAAGCTCGAGGGGCGCTTCCAGCACGTCGCCGCCGAGCTGGGGCTGAGCGAGGCGATCACCTTCAGCTTCATCTCGCCGAAGGACGTCACGGCGCTGGGGCTGCCGGACGAGGGGCTCCGCCTGATGAACCCCTTGAGCGAGGATCGCAGCGTGATGCGTACGACGCTGCTCCCGGGGCTCCTGGAGGTGCTGCGGCGGGCACGCCGGCGCGGGGTACCGGACGTCCAGATGTTCACGGTGGGCGCGAAGATCCTGCCGGTCGGGGGCGCGGCGCTGCCCGACGAGATCCCCTCGTTCGCCGCGGTGCTCGCCGGGTTCCGGCGTCCGACGCTCGCCCCCGCCGTGCCGCTCGACATCTACGACGCGAAGGGCGTGGCGGTGGAGCTGCTCGAGCGGGTGACGCGGCGGACGGTCGACATCGATCATCAGCCCGCGGAGAAGCGGGTCCCCTACCTGCACCCCCGCGGAGCGGCACAGCTCTTCATCGATGGCACGCCCGTCGGGACCTTCGGCTTGCTGCACCCCGATGTGGTCGACGCGCTCGATCTGGGTGGCGCAGCGTTCGTGATCGAGGTGGACATCCGCGCGGTCGAGGCCATCGGCCAGCGCACACCCCACTTCCGAGGGCTCCCGATGCTGCCGGCGGCCACCCGCGACATCGCCCTCGTGGTGCACGACGACGTCAGCGCGGGCGCCGTGGGCGACGCCATCAGGGAAGCGGCAGGCGATCTGTGCGAGTCCGTTGCGCTCTTCGATCTCTACCGCGGTGCCAACATCACCGCCGATCACCGGTCGCTGGCGTTCCACGTGGTCTACCGCGATCCGCTCACCGTCACGAACCCGGAGAAGGCGCGCACCCTCACCGACCAGGAGGTCGACGCTCGTCATGCCGCCGTGGTCAAATCGGTCAACGAACGGTTCGGGGCGGTGCTCCGAGGGTGA
- a CDS encoding fatty acyl-AMP ligase, whose product MRTLIEVLRDNAVHTDRSVTFVRSNGEELSVSYPDLWLTARKRAHALRSLGLARGDRVALILPDPDEFVLTFLAALTAGIVAVPMYPPQTLAKLEAYGDTVRHVLAASGARAVVTTEALRGMLEEHLLAGGGVKTHGGVRVVLEREIHEADGFDPDADWSVELDETAFLQFTSGSTSSPKGVMVTFRNLAVNSHAIMFDGLRSTPEDRGVSWLPLYHDMGLIGFVIAPLYALVQVMFLPTTAFIRRPSIWLDAIHRFRGTITFAPNFAYALATRAVTETQAAGWDLSCMRALGCGAEPIQAEVLRGFLTRFAKNGLRPESILPSYGMAEATLAITFSDIDATLTTDRVDLMAMRAGMAKPAADGAAAALELVACGRSFPGHEISVVAPDGTHLEDRQVGEVWLRGPSVTVGYFNEPASTEDTFGGGWLRTGDLGYLADGQLYICGRAKDLIILGGKNYYPQDVERIVSRVDGIRDGQCVAFSRLDASGGEQAVVVAECRKSTPELSQAVMRAVRAEVGVQLAEVILIKRGTLAKTSSGKVRRREMKRRLETGELELAVAEDKGGVAPPPVPSRSGVFPPLLSGAS is encoded by the coding sequence ATGCGCACGCTCATTGAGGTCCTCCGAGACAACGCGGTGCACACGGACCGCTCCGTCACCTTCGTCCGGTCGAACGGTGAGGAGCTGTCGGTCAGCTACCCCGATCTCTGGCTCACCGCTCGAAAGCGCGCTCATGCGCTGCGGTCGCTCGGGCTCGCGCGCGGCGATCGGGTCGCTCTGATCCTGCCTGATCCGGACGAGTTCGTCCTGACGTTCCTGGCAGCACTCACCGCAGGCATCGTGGCGGTCCCGATGTATCCGCCGCAGACCCTCGCCAAACTCGAGGCCTACGGCGACACGGTCCGGCACGTCCTCGCCGCGTCGGGCGCGCGCGCCGTCGTGACGACCGAGGCGCTCCGCGGGATGCTGGAGGAGCACCTCCTGGCGGGTGGCGGAGTGAAGACGCACGGCGGGGTCCGGGTGGTCCTGGAGCGCGAGATCCACGAGGCGGACGGGTTCGATCCCGACGCAGACTGGTCCGTCGAGCTCGACGAGACGGCATTCCTCCAGTTCACCTCGGGCAGCACGTCCAGCCCCAAGGGCGTGATGGTGACCTTCCGCAACCTGGCGGTGAACAGTCACGCCATCATGTTCGACGGGCTCCGCTCGACGCCCGAGGATCGCGGGGTGAGCTGGCTGCCGCTGTACCACGACATGGGCCTGATCGGGTTCGTCATCGCGCCGCTGTACGCGCTGGTGCAGGTGATGTTCCTGCCGACGACGGCGTTCATCCGCAGGCCTTCCATCTGGCTGGACGCGATTCATCGGTTCCGCGGGACGATCACGTTCGCTCCGAACTTCGCCTACGCCCTGGCGACGCGGGCCGTCACCGAGACGCAGGCCGCTGGCTGGGATCTGTCGTGCATGCGGGCACTCGGCTGTGGCGCCGAGCCGATCCAGGCCGAGGTGCTTCGCGGGTTCCTGACGCGCTTCGCCAAGAACGGGCTCCGGCCGGAGAGCATCCTGCCGTCGTACGGGATGGCGGAGGCGACACTGGCCATCACCTTCAGCGACATCGACGCGACGCTGACCACCGATCGGGTCGATCTGATGGCCATGCGCGCAGGGATGGCCAAGCCGGCGGCCGATGGCGCCGCGGCCGCCCTCGAGCTGGTCGCCTGTGGGCGCAGCTTCCCGGGGCACGAGATCTCCGTCGTCGCGCCCGATGGGACGCACCTCGAGGACCGGCAAGTGGGTGAGGTGTGGCTGCGCGGGCCGAGCGTGACGGTCGGTTACTTCAACGAGCCGGCGTCGACCGAGGACACCTTCGGCGGCGGCTGGTTGAGGACGGGCGATCTCGGCTACCTGGCCGACGGGCAGCTCTACATTTGCGGGCGGGCCAAGGATCTCATCATCCTCGGCGGCAAGAACTACTACCCGCAAGACGTGGAGCGCATCGTGTCGCGCGTCGACGGGATCCGCGATGGACAGTGCGTCGCGTTCTCGCGGCTCGATGCGAGCGGTGGGGAGCAAGCGGTGGTCGTCGCGGAGTGCCGGAAGAGCACGCCGGAACTGTCACAAGCGGTGATGCGCGCGGTTCGTGCTGAAGTCGGTGTTCAACTCGCCGAGGTGATACTGATCAAGCGCGGCACGCTCGCAAAGACGTCGAGCGGCAAGGTGAGGCGCCGCGAAATGAAGCGTCGACTGGAGACCGGGGAGCTGGAACTCGCAGTCGCAGAGGACAAAGGTGGCGTTGCGCCGCCGCCCGTTCCTTCCCGGAGCGGGGTGTTCCCCCCGCTCCTGAGTGGAGCGAGCTGA